CCAACAAGGGCATCGGATTCCAGGCCGCCCGGCGGCTGGGCGCCCAGGGCGCGGTCGTCCTGCTCGGCACCCGTGATCCGGCGCGCGGCGAGGCCGCCGCGAAGGCGCTGCGCGAGGAGGGCTCCGACGCGCACGCGGTGCATCTGGACGTCACGGACGCGGCCACCATCGCCGCGGCCGCACGGCACATCGACGAGCGGTACGGACGGCTGGACATCCTCATCAACAACGCCGGGATCAACGTCGAATGGCCGGCCGGCGCGCCGAGCGAGGTCTCCCGCGATGCCCTGTGGGCGACCCTGGAGACGAATGTGTTCGGACTGGTCGAGGTCACCAACGCGCTGCTGCCGCTCATCCGGCGCTCGGCGGCGGGCCGGATCGTCAACGTCTCCAGCGAGATGGGAATGCCCGCCTGGCTGGCCGGGTCCGAGATGCCGGCGATGACCGCGTACAGCGTGTCGAAGGCGGCGGTGAACATGCTGACCGTGCTCTACGCGAACGAACTGCGGGGCACGGCTGTCAAGATCAACGCCTGCTCGCCCGGCTTCGTCGCCACCGACATCAACCGGGGCGTCGGAGAGCGGACGGCCGAAGAGGGCGCCGAGATCGAGGTCCGGCTCGCCACCCTCGCGGCGGACGGGCCGACCGGCCGGTTCCTCAACGACGGCGGTCCCGTGGAGTGGTGAGCACGGCGTGCCGCGCACGAGAAAGCCCGGCCGGTCGCCGCGGAGCTGCGGAGTCCGGCCGGGCCGGGTGAGGCACCCGTCACGCGTGCGGGCCGACGCTGACGGTTCCGATCGTCAGCTCGGCCGTCCCCTCCAGCACGAACGCCAGCCGCTCCACCTGCTCGTCGAGCTCCGCGCGCTGCGCGGCCGTCAGTTCGGTGCTCGGCTCGACGGTGACGGCCAGCCGGCGGCCGGACCGCCGCTGGTGCCAGACGCCGCTCACCACGCCGTCGACCAGGAGGACCGGATAGTTGCCTGCCTGGCCGCTGGGGGTCAGCGCGCGTTCCGCCATGGCCCCCGGGTAGAGCCGGTCACGTGGCTGACAGGCCACCACATAGGAGTCGAAGTACGGCAACAGCCGCACCCCGCACGGCGGTTCCCCGGGCGTGTCGGTGTCGCCCGCGTTCACCCAGGCCGCGGAGCCCTCCAGATCGACGCGCTGGAGCGCGCCGGCCAGGGAGTCGAACAGCTCGGTGGCCCAGCGCGGTGAGACATTGAGCCAACGCGCGAAGTTCTGCGGAGTGG
This Streptomyces decoyicus DNA region includes the following protein-coding sequences:
- a CDS encoding SDR family oxidoreductase: MTATAKISLITGANKGIGFQAARRLGAQGAVVLLGTRDPARGEAAAKALREEGSDAHAVHLDVTDAATIAAAARHIDERYGRLDILINNAGINVEWPAGAPSEVSRDALWATLETNVFGLVEVTNALLPLIRRSAAGRIVNVSSEMGMPAWLAGSEMPAMTAYSVSKAAVNMLTVLYANELRGTAVKINACSPGFVATDINRGVGERTAEEGAEIEVRLATLAADGPTGRFLNDGGPVEW